A window of the Lactuca sativa cultivar Salinas chromosome 5, Lsat_Salinas_v11, whole genome shotgun sequence genome harbors these coding sequences:
- the LOC111890630 gene encoding uncharacterized protein LOC111890630 produces MSLEDIVKSLATSTQAFQQETKSSIKNLEKQVSQLATSVSKLESQGNLPAQTETNPRHNMCAITLRGGKSYDGPKVSVDQKEEEIVVEEATKEEKKEEKTIEKKPFITESKATPAAFPKRLKSTKKEREGNEIMQILKRVQINIPLLEAIKKVPRYARFDKDLCVSKKKLKGNQVVTIGEHVSAVLQKRMPPKCKDPGTLSKTGVIIQLADRSLVHPKGVLEDVLVQVDEFIFPADFYVLDMGDDDSPIINFNVHEAKKVPSEVQSVNFVNLIEPLTKKGLSLSNNEFLELVLQGKLDRDKAKELAKEVDMDNEVLESLEFIDDKKHVRSDDIKPKPSTKVKILLPVEQALDPGAKSPPDPLKLIRVEKESTQPVINSNKLSKKEESELITMLNKYQKRIEWTISDIKRLSPFWFMRKKKAKGRLKVPLKEVARRLMCWGGPHT; encoded by the exons atgtccttagaggacatagTGAAGAGTTTGGCGACTAGTACACAAGCTTTCCAACAAGAGACAAAATCAAGCATAAAGAACTTAGAGAAACAAGTTTCACAGCTTGCTACTTCCGTAAGCAAATTAGAATCTCAAGGAAATTTACCTGCACAAACTGAAACAAACCCAAGGCACAACATGTGTGCCATCACATTGAGAGGCGGAAAGAGCTATGATGGTCCAAAAGTGTCGGTTGATCAAAAGGAAGAAGAAATAGTGGTCGAAGAGGCAaccaaagaagagaagaaggaagagaAAACAATCGAAAAGAAGCCCTTCATCACTGAGTCTAAAGCCACACCTGCTGCATTTCCCAAAAGATTAAAGAGCACGAAGAAAGAACGGGAGGGGAATGAGATCATGCAAATTCTCAAGAGAGTTCAAATCAACATTCCACTCCTCGAGGCCATCAAGAAGGTACCTCGATATGCAAGGTTCGATAAGGATCTTTGTGTatctaaaaagaaattaaaaggaaaTCAAGTCGTAACAATTGGGGAACATGTATCCGCGGTTTTGCAAAAGAGGATGCCCCCGAAGTGCAAGGATCCCG GAACATTAAGCAAAACTGGTGtgatcatccaacttgccgacCGGTCTTTGGTACACCCAAAGGGTGTACTAGAGGACGTGTTAGTGCAAGTCGATGAATTTATCTTCCCGGCTGATTTTTATGTCTTAGATATGGGAGATGATGACTCTCCAA TTATCAACTTCAATGTTCATGAAGCAAAAAAAGTTCCGTCCGAGGTTCAATCCGTCAATTTTGTGAATTTGATCGAGCCCTTAACTAAAAAGGGTTTAAGTTTGTCTAACAATGAATTTCTAGAGTTAGTTTTGCAAGGAAAACTTGACAGGGACAAAGCCAAAGAGCTTGCAAAGGAGGTCGATATGGACAATGAGGTGTTGGAGAGTTTGGAGTTTATTGATGACAAGAAGCATGTGAGGAGTGATGATATAAAACCCAAGCCATCCACCAAAGTCAAAATCCTTCTACCGGTGGAACAAGCACTAGATCCGGGAGCAAAATCTCCACCGGACCCTTTAAAGCTAATACGTGTCGAGAAGGAGAGCACTCAACCGGTCATCAACTCAAATAAACTATCGAAGAAGGAAGAGAGTGAGTTGATAACCATGCTGAACAAATACCAAAAAAGGATTGAGTGGACAATCTCTGATATTAAAAGGTTAAGTCCTTTTTGGTTTATGCGCAAAAAGAAAGCCAAAGGAAGGTTGAAGGTTCCGTTGAAGGAGGTGGCAAGAAGATTGATGTGTTGGGGAGGCCCACATACTTAG